The segment AATGGCGAAACTGGTAGACGCATGGGACTTAAAATCCCCCGCTCGTAAGGGCGTCCCGGTTCGATTCCGGGTTCGGGCACCACTTCTCTGTTTCAAGACTTCCCAAGAGGTCTCTGAAACCCGCATAGAACCTGCCTTGTGCAGGTTTTTTGTTGTCCGAATTTCTCTCTCATATTCACTCCAGCCCAACCTTTTCAGTACATCCTGAGTTCGATTTACGGGAGAGCTTCGCAACGCAAGCTTGAGTCAGTCCGACTTGGTAGCTCTTGCGCTTGGTCGATCACGTTCGAACAAGAGCGTCTCAGAGCTCCCTTCCATGTTTTAAATCTCGCAATTTACCCTTCGCTCGCTTCATACTTTGATGGCTCAATGATGGCAATGGCTTCAAGGACTACCTGATTGCGGTCCCTGCGGCCGGCTTTTTCAGTTTGAATTTAAGGGATTATCCATGACTCGTCTGAGTACGGGACTACTGAGCATTTCGTTTTTTGTAATTTGCCTGATAACCGCCTCAACCCACGCGACCAGTTTCGATTGCACAAAAGCCAGCACCTTTGCTGAAAGCCAGATATGCAGCAACCCTCATCTTGAGCGTTTAGACGAGCAACTTAACTCTGCCTACGTTGCTGGTTTGGCGTCTAGCAAGAACAAAACCCAGTACCGTGCCGATCAGCGTAAGTGGCTGAAACATCGTGACGCCTGCGTGACTCAGGCATGCGTTAACGAGACGATGACAACCCGTCTAAAAGTCCTGGATACAACACCCGCCCCTGGAGCGGTCGCTCAGGCTGCGACAGAAGCCACAAAAACGATACAAAAGCAGTCTCAACTCGCCGCCATACCAGCAGCGACTGTGAGCCAAGGGCAACAATCCAGTGCAGTGTCAGACCAACAGCCGTCAGCAACGACCTCCAACAACGCAACGGATGACTCGACGGATTGGCGGACGGTAAAAATTGCTGTGTTGATCATGAGCCTGTTGCTGGTTGTGTGTATCTGGCTTCATTCACGAGGCTCAATGACCATTTACAGCTGCTATACCGACGCTTTATGGACGACGTTGACGCCCTTTATGGCTGCCGCCACATACTTCATCGCGTCAGCCTGGCTTGAGTTGCCTACTCAGACAGCTCAGATAGCCGCAGCAGCGATATTGGGCCTGATGCTACTCCAGGTCGTGATTCAAACTGTGCGCCACAATGGCTTCTCGATTTTTTTCCTGTTGGCGCTTTATGCAAAGCTCCTCCTGTTCACCGTCTACTTCTTGTGCATGGTCGTACTGATCTTTAGCGGAGCACGTACTCCGGCCCAAAAACGCCGACAACGTAACCTCGCCCTGGGCACAAGTGTGCTCTTTGCCTTGCTGACGGGATGGATGACGCGCACGCGCAACTTCTCACATATCGACGATTACATCGCTGGACGCTCGTAATGGGATCGTGGTTTCAACCAGGACCTTGATTCGAAACCTGGATATCAAGAGGCGCAAATGGCTTTTAGATTCAGCAAACGCATTACTCTCATCCCCGGTGTTCGTTTGAACATCAGCACCAAGGGTGTCAGCGCTTCTGTGGGGCCACGCGGACTTAGCATGACCATGGGCCGCAACGGCACTTTCCTGAACACTGGCTTGCCGGGTACCGGTTTGTCGTATCGGCAACGACTGGATAGCCCGCGCCGTGCGGTCAAGGCACCTGCTTTTGACCCGGATGAGTACAGCGGCTCAATCAAGATCAAGGTGCAAGACAATGGTACGTTACTCATCACAGACACCGATGACACGGAAATCCCGGCATCACTGGTAAAACGAGCAAAGCTGGAGCAAGCCGAAGCTATCCAGGCCTTACTGGTCAAGGCCGCCGAGACTGTCAACAAAGAACTTTATGCCTGTCTCGATGTGCACATGGCAACACCTCGACCGGGGTCGCTACCGATAATTCCATCCCCGTTCGCAATTGATGCTCCCAGCATGCCATCTCCCCCACCCGCGAGCCTCGTTGACAAGATGTTTCGCGCCCGCAAGCTGGAGCGCGAACGTCAGCTGGCCGAGGTACAGCACCAGCAAGACATGCTCGACTGGGCTGTTGCTCGCGATACTCATGAGTTTGACCGCACTGAAATAGAGAAGGCATTTCGTCTGGCGGCAAAAGGGTTTAGTGCGCCGATGGAGAAGGCGCTCGACTACGTACTCAGCGGTATTGCCTGGCCAAAGCAGACGCTAGTGTCCTATGAGTTTTCCCACGATGTCACTGGTGTTGCCCTTGACGTCGACCTGCCTGACGAGAGCGATATTCCACGTCGCACGGCCGAAGCAAAAGGCAATGGCAAGCTAACCTTCAAAAATCGATCAGACGCTCAAGTTCGTCGCGATTTTGTCAGGCTGTGCCATGGTTCATTGTTTCGGGTGGTTGGCGAGGTCTTTGCTTTACTGCCAGCAATCGAGAACTGCCTGGTGTCGGGTTATGTTCAACGTCACGACCCAGCAACCGGCCGAGACGAAGAACCCTATATAATTTCAGCATTGGTCACTCGGGAAGAGTGGTCGTCTTTGGACTTCGATAATCTTGAGTCCATTGATCCTGCATCAATGCTAAACGCGATTGGTGCACGAGTTAGCCTGGATCGTTCCTCACGGTTTAAAGAAATTGCTCCCTACGAGATGAGCGATCTGGGTTAGATCATTGAGTCGCATTCGATATTCGGGCTGTTTTTTTCGCCACCACATCCCCTCGCCGGGTCAAGACTTGAGAAATTTGGATCGTTTGAATATCTGGCGCAGTGGCAGGGTCTACGGGGAGAAGACCTGAATGTCGACCCTGAAACCGAACAAGTGCTGATGTGCACGAAAACCAACCTGTTAGTGATCTTTACTCCGGATCAAGCCAAGTACGTTTCGCAAGTCTAAACAGCGCCTCAAATGAATATTCATTTTCCACTCCCCCCCGCTTCATCTGCAGTGAGAGGCCTCGTTGCCAGGCCGACCGTCCAATGACCGCCAGATTCTTTATGTGTTTCCAGCAAATCGTATGTCTTGAGCATGTCCAACAACCCTGAGTGCCCATACTCAGTGGGAGAGAACGCGGGGTCTGTCCGCTTCAAATAGGAGCCTAAACCACTGACCGTGACCCTGCCTTCATTGGTACTTCCAGCCAGCAATGACACCGCTTCCACTATAAAACGAGGACGACGGAGTTTGGGTTTGGCAGCCTGATCCGGTTCTTTCTTGGGATTGGGCAGATCTGGAATATCCTTGGGGATCAGAGCATCAGCCAGTGCAGGATCATGTACTTTGCGCCATTCGAAGAACTGATCACTGGCATTGCGCAGGGCGTCCGGGGTTTTGGCTTCACCCACGATGCAAACGGCTGCACCCCGCTCCCGAAGCTTTCGACACAGATAGGCGAAATCCGAGTCGCTGGTAACCAGGCAGAACATGTCCGCTCGATGATCGAACAATGCTTCCAGTGCATCCAGTGCAAGTGCGATATCTGACGTGTTTTTCCCAGAGGCATACTGGTACTGAAGACAAGGTGTAAAGGCAAGCCTGACCAACGCCTCCTGCCACTTGTTTGCGAGCGTGCCGTGATTTCCATATCCACGGCGCAAGACAATTCGTCCAAACTGCGCCACAACTTTCAATGCGTGCTCCAGCACCTCTGGTGACACATTGTCGCAATCGACCAGCACCGCTACGCGCGCATCCCCGTTATTGGCAATTTGTGGCATACATCAGCTCCTTGCTTTTTTATATGTCGTGAACGTATCTGGATGATGCGTGGGTCACGGAACCAATAGCGACTGGAAATCACTCTTACCTAAAACTCGAATTTTCTGGCCTATGGCGATCAACTCTTCTGCTTTCAAGTGTTTCGAACTCTTGTCCTTACCCGCCAACTTGCTGATGTCCTGATCTCCGACCACCAACAGCGTGGTGTACCTGGTCACGTTGGCGCCGACCTCACAGCCACCCGAAGCCACCATTTCTGCTGCATCCCGACTAGGTAGACACTACTGCATTCCCAGCCAAGAGCCCCTCCGGCATCATTGTTAGCCCTTCAGTGATACGTCGCCCACGCTCCCCCACGTTCATGAACGGGCTCAACACATTCAGCGGCACCGGCCTGTCTCCCGCATTCAGCAACAGTACATTGGCAAACGCCACCGCATCAATGGCCCTGGCGTCATTGCGTAATGGAATGTTCACTCGACGCGACGAAGGTCAATGCCATGCAGCCTGTGGAGCGAATCAACGCCTTGCTCAATGACCGTGAACAAGCCCCATTCAATAGCCTTATAGATAGCCTCGCTATTAATCAGACTTCCGATAACCGAAGGTATGGGGGTAAATACCAGTGCCGCGATCACTTCTGTCAGTCAGTGGCACACTCAGTGCTGGGATGAAGGCCTGCATTTTCCCGATGGCTGCCGTAAGTAAAGATATAGAAGTGACGACGAATTGCTTTAGCCTAAACCGAAAGAAGTAAGTGGCTTATTAAAGATTTTGAGTTCCAAAATTATGGAGCCACAGCAATAGAAATCTGCAACCAATACATTCTTTATCGCCAGCAGCCACCCCCTATATCTTTGGACACCAGTGCGATTGTCGCGTCAAGTTACTACAATTTGTATTTAGCTTTTATATGGTGCGCACAATAACTTGATTACAAAGGCAAACGGATCGAGTGGCGAGCAATATCTTGAGACGCTTTATACGATCGAGGTATTATTTTATACTTGCAGTTTTTTCTCTTGCAGGGCGATATTAAGTCCGATCA is part of the Pseudomonas sp. ML2-2023-3 genome and harbors:
- a CDS encoding lysozyme inhibitor LprI family protein, with product MTRLSTGLLSISFFVICLITASTHATSFDCTKASTFAESQICSNPHLERLDEQLNSAYVAGLASSKNKTQYRADQRKWLKHRDACVTQACVNETMTTRLKVLDTTPAPGAVAQAATEATKTIQKQSQLAAIPAATVSQGQQSSAVSDQQPSATTSNNATDDSTDWRTVKIAVLIMSLLLVVCIWLHSRGSMTIYSCYTDALWTTLTPFMAAATYFIASAWLELPTQTAQIAAAAILGLMLLQVVIQTVRHNGFSIFFLLALYAKLLLFTVYFLCMVVLIFSGARTPAQKRRQRNLALGTSVLFALLTGWMTRTRNFSHIDDYIAGRS
- a CDS encoding DUF4236 domain-containing protein, which gives rise to MAFRFSKRITLIPGVRLNISTKGVSASVGPRGLSMTMGRNGTFLNTGLPGTGLSYRQRLDSPRRAVKAPAFDPDEYSGSIKIKVQDNGTLLITDTDDTEIPASLVKRAKLEQAEAIQALLVKAAETVNKELYACLDVHMATPRPGSLPIIPSPFAIDAPSMPSPPPASLVDKMFRARKLERERQLAEVQHQQDMLDWAVARDTHEFDRTEIEKAFRLAAKGFSAPMEKALDYVLSGIAWPKQTLVSYEFSHDVTGVALDVDLPDESDIPRRTAEAKGNGKLTFKNRSDAQVRRDFVRLCHGSLFRVVGEVFALLPAIENCLVSGYVQRHDPATGRDEEPYIISALVTREEWSSLDFDNLESIDPASMLNAIGARVSLDRSSRFKEIAPYEMSDLG
- a CDS encoding NYN domain-containing protein codes for the protein MPQIANNGDARVAVLVDCDNVSPEVLEHALKVVAQFGRIVLRRGYGNHGTLANKWQEALVRLAFTPCLQYQYASGKNTSDIALALDALEALFDHRADMFCLVTSDSDFAYLCRKLRERGAAVCIVGEAKTPDALRNASDQFFEWRKVHDPALADALIPKDIPDLPNPKKEPDQAAKPKLRRPRFIVEAVSLLAGSTNEGRVTVSGLGSYLKRTDPAFSPTEYGHSGLLDMLKTYDLLETHKESGGHWTVGLATRPLTADEAGGSGK